In a genomic window of Gigantopelta aegis isolate Gae_Host chromosome 9, Gae_host_genome, whole genome shotgun sequence:
- the LOC121382327 gene encoding cilia- and flagella-associated protein 69-like, producing MAAMQTQTQPVPVTGLPSRDGISETKKIPLVGHIITDDDLGILQGTVLKPVNLNRVIKLLTDQHSAMLYDRHCNVLKKLVRRYEKGFLMKELVQVFKLLNICADRVEEQPLYEQPIIELLMICSLPFLKEKSSDEMVYEQIVVESVSQLGYLMRVPSSDVRKQICKTLYCFYTEAPQNQIVQKHKAMTVAYNQMIVENSDISETLVKSLALLDSDLDVKQEVLKVLQRFSKNSPKNCDQMLRADGAKHICYRFMDPDPSGEVLFRSVDIIWNLMEHGDTAQIAQQLNNLTCISQIRDAFLFELGQGFSHYDRQLRNDLLVIATLIAAKCPGTPFIETGFSKQLVVFATFQEVKSHNVLVKHLKLSTNHEDFEMKKLLFSLLVALSNDSSVIPILSEGHLLLALFSYVRANDETPGVREWTHAQFEEIQLHAMSCLCTLCPLMMEDYMTCQGSTRLLLLLEWCVGPDDFKGHGNSFHGSGGRGSKKAQMRHCLRLMRRIVSTDDSVALQDLADQGAINQLIGILTTAFGEKRMDDGVDIEMQSDILFILSSLCDGDMHRKELFGNQGVDIVVQYLQMDTKLLNSGLGHHRLLLAAIDCAWCAIVGCYMTEDYFLEREGVFLLIDLLEVCPKNMHNLIVGCLLDLCENTKTVNHVLTWQGKDNSTAAHLFCEIWRNEEREIGARRDELGSIIDARHPLMGRMQEELGVISLPAKYKSQAIVDVLENMRAKIYSIFCKIGFAELPGLDVADHVTLTMIEKYLDFKIGEVWTETINELEMEHIRPVSPDLEALEAISRAVEERAQIVGGTQIELLEAQRNQDILDEQEFYAEIRENHRQKEKALIDFTDFVTRTSNFIILKAAKNRQEIAIDASRIQTKYRDKQNFHNTDIPGLHTTVFSGKNVDIDSTPHKLITQLLDGTNVEQVQRKCIIPKHLTM from the exons atggcAGCTATGCAGACACAAACACAGCCAGTTCCAGTTACTGGACTGCCAAGTAGAGATGGAATCAGCGAAACGAAGAAAATTCCACTTGTTGGGCATATCATCACAGATGATGATCTGGGAATACTGCAG GGAACTGTGTTAAAGCCTGTGAACTTGAACAGAGTTATCAAGCTTCTGACAGATCAGCATTCT GCTATGCTATATGACAGACATTGTAATGTCCTAAAGAAATTGGTCAGACGCTATGAAAAGGGATTT TTAATGAAGGAGCTGGTACAGGTGTTCAAGCTGCTGAACATCTGTGCTGACCGCGTGGAGGAGCAGCCATTGTATGAACAACCAATCATCGAGCTGCTCATGATCTGCAGCTTACCGTTCCTCAAAGAAAAGTCGTCCGATGAGATGGTGTACGAGCAGATTGTTGTCGAGTCTGTCTCACAGCTAG GTTATCTTATGAGAGTACCGAGCAGTGATGTCCGAAAACAGATTTGTAAAACACTTTACTGTTTTTACACTGAAGCACCACAGAATCAAATTGTGCAGA AACACAAGGCAATGACAGTGGCTTATAATCAGATGATTGTAGAAAACAGTGACATTTCGGAAACTCTAGTTAAG TCATTGGCCTTGTTGGACAGTGATCTGGATGTGAAGCAGGAGGTTCTCAAAGTGTTGCAAAGATTTTCTAAAAACTCAC caAAAAATTGTGATCAGATGTTGCGAGCAGATGGAGCAAAGCATATCTGTTACCGTTTCATGGACCCGGATCCGAGTGGGGAGGTTCTCTTTAGGTCGGTGGATATCATCTGGAACTTGATGGAGCACGGAGACACGGCTCAGATAGCTCAACAACTCAACAACTTGACATGCATCAG TCAAATTCGAGATGCTTTCCTGTTTGAACTTGGACAGGGATTTAGTCATTATGATCGTCAGCTGCGAAATGACCTTCTCGTCATAGCAACACTGATAGCAGCAAAATGTCCGGGAACACCATTCATCGAGACAGGTTTTAGCAAACAGCTGGTCGTGTTTGCTACTTTCCAAGAAG TGAAGAGTCACAATGTTTTGGTGAAACACTTGAAGCTGTCTACAAACCACGAAGATTTTGAGATGAAGAAACTTCTATTCAGTCTGCTTGTGGCTCTCAGCAACGACAGTTCTGTCATTCCG ATTCTGTCGGAAGGTCACTTGCTGCTAGCTCTGTTCTCGTACGTGAGAGCGAACGATGAGACCCCGGGCGTGCGAGAGTGGACTCATGCTCAGTTCGAGGAGATCCAGCTACACGCCATGTCATGTCTGTGCACACTCTGTCCCCTCATGATGGAGGACTACATGACCTGTCAGGGCAGCACGCGCCTCCTGCTCTTACTAGAGTGGTGTGTCGGGCCAG ATGACTTCAAGGGGCATGGTAACAGCTTTCACGGAAGTGGTGGCCGGGGCAGCAAGAAAGCTCAGATGAGACACTGTTTGCGACTGATGCGACGTATCGTATCCACCGATGACAGTGTTGCTCTACAAGATCTGGCTGACCAGGGGGCGATTAACCAACTCATTG gAATTCTGACTACAGCATTTGGAGAGAAGAGAATGGATGATGGTGTGGACATTGAAATGCAGTCTGACATTCTCTTTATTCTGTCATCTCTTTGTGATGGAGACATGCACCGCAag GAGTTGTTTGGCAATCAGGGTGTAGATATTGTTGTACAGTACCTGCAGATGGACACTAAGCTACTTAACAGTGGACTTGGGCATCATCGCTTGTTGCTGGCCGCCATTGACTGTGCATG GTGTGCTATTGTTGGATGTTACATGACTGAGGATTACTTCTTGGAAAGGGAAGGTGTATTTCTTCTTATAGATCTTCTGGAG GTGTGTCCGAAAAACATGCACAACCTGATAGTGGGCTGTCTGCTCGACCTGTGTGAGAACACGAAGACCGTGAATCACGTGCTCACATGGCAAGGGAAAGACAACTCCACAGCCGCTCACCTGTTCTGTGAAATCTGGAGAAACGAGGAGAGGGAGATAGGAGCCAGACGAGATGAACTAGGCTCTATAATCG aTGCCCGACATCCACTGATGGGAAGAATGCAAGAAGAATTAGGAGTTATTTCCCTTCCTGCCAAGTATAAAAGTCAGGCCATTGTCGATGTCCTCGAGAACATGAGAGctaaaatatattccattttCTGTAAAATTGGCTTTGCCGAATTACCTGGGCTCGATGTTGCAGATCACGTTACTCTGACAATGATTGAGAAGTATCTAGACTTTAAGATAGGAGAGGTGTGGACAGAAACCATCAACGAGCTAGAAATGGAACACATCCGTCCAGTGTCACCTGACCTTGAGGCTCTGGAAGCAATTTCACGTGCCGTAGAGGAGCGCGCTCAGATTGTTGGCGGTACTCAGATTGAGCTACTCGAAGCTCAGAGGAATCAAGACATTTTGGATGAACAGGAATTCTATGCCGAG atTCGTGAAAATCACAGACAGAAGGAAAAAGCTTTAATTGACTTTACTGACTTTGTAACAAGAACATCCAACTTCATAATTCTTAAG